The proteins below come from a single Thermotoga sp. KOL6 genomic window:
- the yihA gene encoding ribosome biogenesis GTP-binding protein YihA/YsxC: MIIKDVKLVKVSKVPGDYPPPLKGEIAFVGRSNVGKSSLLNAIFNKKIAFVSKTPGKTRSINFYLVNSKYYFTDLPGYGYAKVSKRERMLWKKLVEDYFVNRWPLQMVFLLVDGRIPPQESDFMMIEWMRSLNVPFTIVLTKIDKVKKSERKKKLEEHKEAFSRYGGYTVIPTSSVTGEGIDVLLGLISTLLKGN, from the coding sequence ATGATCATAAAAGATGTGAAATTGGTCAAAGTATCGAAAGTTCCAGGTGATTATCCCCCACCGTTGAAAGGTGAAATAGCGTTCGTGGGGAGGTCGAATGTGGGGAAATCCTCCCTGTTGAATGCTATTTTCAACAAAAAGATCGCTTTCGTCAGTAAAACTCCTGGAAAAACTCGATCAATCAATTTCTATCTTGTAAACTCGAAATATTATTTCACTGATCTTCCAGGGTACGGGTACGCGAAGGTGTCCAAGAGAGAACGTATGTTGTGGAAAAAATTGGTAGAAGATTACTTTGTGAACAGATGGCCTCTTCAAATGGTTTTTCTTCTGGTGGACGGTAGAATTCCCCCACAAGAAAGTGACTTTATGATGATAGAATGGATGAGAAGTCTGAACGTCCCATTCACCATCGTCCTCACGAAGATAGACAAAGTAAAGAAATCTGAGAGAAAAAAGAAGCTAGAAGAACACAAAGAAGCGTTCTCGAGATACGGTGGCTATACGGTAATTCCTACTTCGTCCGTAACTGGCGAGGGCATAGATGTTCTCTTGGGTTTGATTTCCACTCTTTTAAAAGGGAATTGA
- a CDS encoding HD-GYP domain-containing protein: MVKRRRERIFLVYSLIILSLYICSILTFGTLNVEFHDFRFTLFLFLISFLFEVLSIKTLQFTHGKVETSASLIANIAAVFLLNPLEASLLSALSGITYKLIRITKEKYPVSRYIFNFSQVALSSYFAGITYHTLADQSAVWNIFVVLVSSLVYFSFNNLFVLFAVYILSGEGIHETISKVVSGPVMSMGLLIPVIAVVYILYQYVGLLAIPVSLAAVLSIQIGNYYRYKYYEAKLEHLKLLAKSLEEKDKYTRGHSERVAELARAMAKKLGFSPKMVERIYNAAFLHDIGKIGIPDHILKKPTILSKEEMTVVKSHPVMGEEILAEVDIFRNRESKWVRHHHERWDGTGYPDGLKGEEIPLQSRIIAVADVYEALTSDRPYRKALTRDEAKEIMMKMKGTVLDPKLVDLLFEILDEREEKDL; this comes from the coding sequence ATGGTGAAGAGAAGAAGAGAAAGAATCTTTCTTGTATATTCTTTGATAATTTTAAGTTTGTACATATGCTCGATTTTGACTTTTGGAACTTTAAACGTTGAGTTTCACGATTTCAGGTTTACCTTGTTTCTTTTTTTAATAAGTTTTCTCTTTGAAGTTTTGAGCATAAAAACCCTTCAATTCACTCATGGAAAAGTAGAGACATCCGCAAGCCTGATAGCAAACATAGCAGCGGTGTTCCTTTTGAACCCTTTAGAAGCTTCCCTTTTGAGTGCACTTTCTGGTATCACTTACAAATTGATCAGGATAACAAAGGAAAAGTATCCTGTGAGCCGATACATATTCAATTTCTCACAGGTGGCTTTAAGCTCCTATTTTGCAGGGATTACGTACCATACTCTGGCCGATCAAAGTGCAGTGTGGAACATCTTTGTTGTTCTAGTTTCTTCGTTGGTTTATTTTTCTTTCAACAATCTTTTTGTTCTCTTTGCTGTTTACATTCTTTCTGGAGAAGGTATCCATGAAACCATTTCGAAGGTCGTATCAGGTCCTGTCATGAGCATGGGGCTCCTCATACCTGTGATTGCTGTTGTTTACATTCTTTATCAATACGTGGGACTTTTGGCCATTCCTGTGTCTTTGGCTGCCGTGTTGTCTATCCAAATAGGAAACTACTACAGATACAAGTACTACGAGGCAAAACTTGAGCATTTAAAGCTTCTTGCAAAGAGTTTAGAGGAGAAAGATAAATACACTCGCGGGCACAGTGAAAGAGTAGCGGAACTCGCTCGGGCAATGGCAAAAAAACTCGGTTTCTCACCGAAGATGGTGGAAAGGATTTACAATGCAGCTTTTTTACATGATATTGGAAAAATAGGGATACCCGACCACATTTTGAAAAAACCTACCATTCTTTCGAAAGAAGAAATGACGGTTGTAAAATCACACCCTGTTATGGGAGAAGAGATTCTAGCAGAAGTGGACATCTTCAGAAATAGAGAGAGCAAATGGGTGAGGCATCATCATGAAAGATGGGATGGGACAGGCTATCCAGACGGTCTCAAAGGAGAGGAAATCCCTCTTCAATCTAGGATAATAGCGGTTGCTGATGTGTACGAAGCTTTAACCAGCGATAGACCTTACAGAAAAGCATTAACCAGAGACGAAGCGAAAGAAATCATGATGAAGATGAAAGGTACCGTCCTCGATCCAAAACTCGTAGACCTTCTGTTTGAAATACTCGACGAGAGGGAGGAGAAAGATCTATGA
- a CDS encoding DUF5317 family protein: MMIDVFVIALILSLLTRNIKNVLKYKYRGLYIFIFPFILQLLPWKSFTVPISFVTLLIFLALNRQLPGFKLMTIGAIMNGFTMSVNGGKMPVWEPTLKLLNLGLDFKHSSFTEFSWRTILADYIPVYLPWGRKFVISIGDIFVFVGVFIFFVLKPRFQNQPSQVPHEL; the protein is encoded by the coding sequence ATGATGATCGATGTATTTGTAATAGCGCTGATTCTCTCCCTTTTGACAAGAAATATCAAAAATGTCTTGAAGTACAAATATCGAGGACTCTATATTTTCATATTCCCCTTCATACTCCAGCTACTTCCATGGAAAAGCTTCACCGTTCCAATTTCTTTTGTGACACTTCTAATCTTCCTAGCGTTGAACAGACAACTTCCTGGATTCAAGCTCATGACAATTGGTGCCATTATGAATGGCTTCACTATGAGCGTTAATGGAGGTAAGATGCCAGTCTGGGAACCCACTCTTAAGCTTCTCAACTTAGGTCTCGATTTCAAACACAGTTCGTTCACGGAATTCTCCTGGCGAACTATTCTTGCCGATTATATTCCCGTGTATCTACCATGGGGAAGGAAGTTTGTCATCAGCATAGGTGATATCTTTGTGTTCGTTGGAGTTTTCATATTTTTCGTTCTAAAACCTCGATTCCAAAACCAACCGTCCCAGGTCCCACATGAGTTGTAA
- a CDS encoding DegV family protein, whose protein sequence is MKVKILVDSTADIPFSWMEKYDIDSIPLYVVWGDGTTEPDERTPEEIESFYRRIKEITSVPKTSQPSVEDFKKKYLRYKEEGYDAVLVFTISSKLSGTYNSAVLASREVDIPVHVVDTLLASGVISLPARSAREMLNKGLSIEETLKKLEERMKKSDFKAIFYVSDFNYLVKGGRVTKFQGFVGNLLKIRVCLHIRDGELIPYRKVRGDKRAIEALIEKLREDTPDGSKLRVVGVHADNEAGVVDLLNILRKSYDVVDEIISPMGKVITTHVGPGTVGFGIEVLERKI, encoded by the coding sequence ATGAAAGTGAAGATCTTGGTTGATAGTACAGCAGATATTCCTTTTTCCTGGATGGAAAAGTACGATATCGACAGCATCCCGTTGTACGTTGTGTGGGGAGATGGAACTACCGAACCCGATGAAAGAACTCCGGAAGAGATAGAGAGCTTTTACAGGAGGATAAAAGAAATTACCAGTGTACCGAAAACATCTCAACCCAGTGTGGAGGATTTCAAGAAAAAATATTTGAGATACAAAGAAGAAGGATACGATGCTGTTTTGGTCTTCACCATATCTTCTAAACTGTCGGGAACTTATAACTCAGCTGTTCTTGCTTCTAGGGAGGTTGATATTCCCGTTCATGTTGTTGATACATTACTCGCCTCTGGAGTTATCTCTCTCCCCGCACGTTCGGCTCGGGAGATGCTGAACAAAGGACTATCCATTGAGGAAACACTGAAAAAATTAGAAGAAAGGATGAAGAAAAGCGATTTCAAAGCGATTTTTTATGTTTCGGATTTCAACTATCTCGTCAAGGGAGGCAGGGTAACCAAGTTTCAAGGGTTTGTAGGGAACTTGCTTAAAATAAGGGTGTGTTTGCATATAAGGGATGGTGAATTGATACCTTATAGAAAAGTGAGAGGTGACAAAAGGGCAATAGAAGCCCTCATAGAAAAGCTGCGAGAAGATACTCCTGATGGTTCGAAACTCAGAGTTGTAGGGGTTCATGCAGATAATGAAGCAGGTGTTGTTGACCTTTTGAATATTCTCAGGAAAAGTTATGATGTCGTCGACGAAATAATATCTCCAATGGGAAAGGTTATTACAACTCATGTGGGACCTGGGACGGTTGGTTTTGGAATCGAGGTTTTAGAACGAAAAATATGA
- a CDS encoding ROK family protein, with translation MKLIGVDLGGTTFSVGLVSEDGKILKKITRDTLVVNGKDDVIRRVSEAILELSDEETPYVGIGSPGSIDREKGIVRFSPNFPDWYNVHLTEEISKRTGKKVFLENDANAFVLGEKWFGAGKGHDHIVALTLGTGIGGGVVTHGHLLTGKDGIGAELGHVVVEPNGPMCNCGTRGCLEAISSATAIRRFLREGYKKYHESLVYKLAGTPEKADAKHLFDAARQGDRFALMIRDRVVDALARAIAGYIHIFNPEVVIIGGGISKAGDVLFVPLKERVIDYIMPSFVGTYEIVPSPLVEDAGILGAASIIKERIGG, from the coding sequence TTGAAGCTAATAGGTGTCGATCTTGGTGGAACAACGTTCTCAGTGGGCTTGGTCAGTGAAGATGGCAAGATTTTGAAAAAAATCACTCGAGATACATTGGTTGTAAACGGGAAAGACGATGTTATTAGGAGAGTATCGGAAGCCATTCTTGAATTGTCTGATGAAGAGACACCCTATGTTGGGATCGGGTCTCCCGGATCCATAGACAGAGAAAAGGGAATTGTGAGATTTTCTCCGAATTTTCCTGATTGGTATAACGTCCATTTGACCGAAGAGATATCGAAAAGAACGGGAAAAAAAGTCTTTTTAGAAAACGATGCGAACGCTTTTGTTCTCGGTGAGAAGTGGTTTGGAGCTGGTAAGGGACACGATCATATAGTTGCTTTAACTCTTGGAACGGGTATAGGCGGTGGAGTGGTGACTCACGGACATCTTTTGACGGGAAAAGATGGAATAGGGGCGGAGCTGGGCCATGTAGTGGTTGAACCCAACGGTCCTATGTGTAACTGCGGGACGAGAGGATGTTTAGAAGCGATCTCTTCTGCAACGGCTATCAGGCGGTTTCTCAGAGAAGGTTACAAGAAGTATCATGAATCCCTTGTTTACAAACTGGCGGGAACACCAGAGAAAGCTGATGCAAAACACCTTTTTGATGCAGCAAGACAAGGTGATAGATTCGCTCTCATGATAAGAGACAGAGTAGTCGATGCATTGGCAAGGGCTATAGCAGGTTACATTCATATATTCAACCCTGAGGTGGTTATTATAGGTGGAGGAATATCCAAAGCAGGAGACGTTTTGTTTGTGCCTTTGAAGGAAAGGGTAATAGACTACATCATGCCCTCTTTTGTGGGAACTTATGAGATCGTTCCGAGTCCACTCGTGGAGGATGCAGGTATCCTTGGAGCGGCTTCCATAATCAAGGAACGAATAGGAGGATGA
- the rho gene encoding transcription termination factor Rho, with translation MSEEQKTISISELESMNIKQLYEIAKSLGIPRYTSLRKRDLIFAILKAQTESTGYFFGEGVLEIHPEGFGFLRRIEDNLLPSNDDIYISPSQIRKFNLNTGDIISGVIRKPKEGEKYFAMIKIEAINYRPVETANERVNFDNLTPDYPRERFVLETDPKIYSTRLIDLFAPVGKGQRGMIVAPPKAGKTTILKEIANGIAENHPDTIRIILLIDERPEEVTDIKESTNAIVIAAPFDMPPDKQVKVAELTLEMAKRLVEFNYDVVILLDSLTRLARVYNIVVPPSGKLLTGGVDPAALYKPKRFFGAARNTREGGSLTIIATALVETGSKMDEVIFEEFKGTGNMELVLSRQLANKRIFPAINLLLSGTRREELLLDEETLKKVWLLRRMLSAMTEEEGLTLILNKLAETSSNEEFLKLIDKEKARY, from the coding sequence TTGTCGGAAGAACAGAAAACTATAAGCATATCGGAGCTGGAGTCTATGAACATAAAACAACTCTATGAAATCGCAAAATCTCTCGGAATCCCGCGATATACTTCTCTCAGAAAAAGAGATCTCATCTTTGCGATCCTAAAAGCGCAAACAGAATCTACCGGTTATTTTTTCGGAGAAGGTGTTTTGGAAATACATCCAGAGGGTTTTGGTTTTCTTCGAAGGATAGAAGACAACCTACTTCCGAGCAACGACGATATATACATATCTCCATCGCAAATTAGGAAATTCAATTTGAACACGGGAGATATCATTTCCGGAGTTATAAGAAAGCCCAAAGAAGGCGAAAAATACTTTGCTATGATAAAGATTGAAGCGATAAACTATCGTCCAGTTGAGACAGCGAACGAAAGAGTGAATTTTGACAATCTCACTCCAGATTATCCTAGAGAACGTTTCGTACTCGAAACTGATCCCAAAATATATTCCACCAGGTTAATAGATCTCTTTGCCCCCGTAGGAAAAGGACAAAGAGGTATGATAGTGGCTCCTCCTAAAGCGGGAAAGACCACTATATTGAAGGAGATTGCAAATGGTATCGCGGAAAATCATCCAGATACCATTAGGATAATCCTCCTTATCGACGAAAGGCCCGAGGAAGTAACTGACATAAAGGAATCTACCAATGCCATAGTGATAGCCGCTCCCTTTGATATGCCTCCAGATAAACAAGTAAAGGTAGCAGAATTGACTCTTGAAATGGCAAAACGCTTGGTTGAATTCAACTACGATGTTGTTATTCTGCTAGACAGTTTGACTAGGCTCGCAAGAGTTTACAATATTGTGGTACCGCCGAGTGGGAAACTTCTAACCGGTGGAGTGGATCCTGCTGCTCTCTATAAACCGAAAAGATTCTTCGGAGCAGCTAGGAACACACGAGAAGGGGGAAGCCTAACGATCATAGCCACTGCTTTAGTAGAGACAGGATCAAAAATGGATGAAGTTATATTCGAAGAATTCAAAGGGACAGGAAATATGGAACTAGTTCTTTCAAGACAACTTGCAAACAAGAGAATATTTCCGGCTATCAATCTCCTACTCTCTGGGACACGAAGAGAGGAATTGCTTTTGGACGAAGAAACCTTGAAGAAAGTCTGGCTACTTCGTAGAATGCTTTCTGCTATGACGGAAGAGGAAGGTCTGACACTGATTTTGAACAAACTCGCCGAAACTTCCTCGAATGAAGAGTTTCTGAAGTTAATAGATAAAGAAAAAGCAAGGTATTGA
- the rplQ gene encoding 50S ribosomal protein L17 codes for MRHRMKKHKLGRYGSHRKSLLRNLSREIVEHGSIVTTTAKAKALKTFMDKLISKAVEAATTEDKARSVHLRRQINSVLGSRKLTNKLVDEIAKNYVGRKGGYVRVLRIGFRRGDAAEMSLVQLVEASSQEG; via the coding sequence ATGAGACATAGGATGAAAAAACATAAGCTTGGAAGGTACGGAAGTCATAGGAAGAGTCTTTTAAGAAACCTATCTAGAGAGATTGTTGAACACGGTTCGATAGTTACCACTACGGCCAAGGCTAAGGCGTTGAAAACGTTTATGGACAAGCTTATCAGCAAGGCGGTGGAAGCTGCTACAACTGAGGATAAAGCTAGAAGCGTCCATTTGAGAAGGCAGATAAATTCTGTGCTTGGCAGTAGAAAACTAACGAACAAGTTGGTGGATGAAATAGCGAAGAACTATGTTGGAAGGAAAGGCGGATACGTAAGAGTTTTGAGGATAGGTTTTAGAAGGGGAGACGCAGCTGAAATGTCTCTTGTTCAATTAGTGGAGGCATCCAGTCAGGAAGGCTGA
- a CDS encoding DNA-directed RNA polymerase subunit alpha, which produces MIEFVMPKRLKVEEEREERDYYYARYSLSPLERGYAITIGNALRRVLLSSIPSLAIVGVRFIKPEKYHEYDYIEGVKEDILDIILNLKKIQFRVNVTVKDRVKMEVEKKGPGELVAGDIKTPAGIEVANPDLHIATLNSKADLFFEIYAEVGKGFVPVSEREERPEVGWIPIDGVFSPVMKVNFLTENVRVGKRTDYDKLILEIWTKKSIKPEEALRKAADILINHFKIVMEGLPELKISEEYIITSEEEEESVVTFESEDHETKEGSDVLNKKIDELELSVRSLNCLKRAKIETIGDLMSKTEEDLLKIKNFGQKSLDEVREKLKEKFGLELRKGE; this is translated from the coding sequence ATGATAGAATTCGTGATGCCGAAAAGATTGAAAGTGGAAGAGGAACGAGAAGAAAGGGATTACTATTATGCAAGATATTCGCTTTCTCCCCTTGAAAGAGGATACGCTATAACCATCGGTAATGCTTTAAGAAGAGTCCTTCTTTCTTCCATACCTTCTCTTGCGATTGTAGGAGTAAGATTCATAAAGCCTGAGAAGTATCACGAATACGATTACATCGAAGGAGTGAAAGAAGATATACTGGATATCATTTTGAATTTGAAGAAAATCCAGTTTCGCGTAAATGTGACTGTCAAAGATAGGGTGAAGATGGAAGTGGAAAAGAAAGGGCCCGGAGAGCTAGTTGCTGGTGATATAAAAACACCTGCTGGTATCGAAGTAGCAAATCCTGATCTCCACATAGCTACTTTGAATTCGAAAGCCGATCTTTTCTTCGAAATTTACGCTGAGGTTGGTAAAGGTTTCGTTCCAGTTTCTGAAAGGGAAGAGAGGCCAGAAGTTGGGTGGATACCCATCGATGGTGTGTTCAGTCCCGTTATGAAAGTGAATTTTCTAACAGAGAACGTAAGAGTGGGAAAGAGAACGGATTACGATAAACTCATTCTCGAAATATGGACGAAGAAATCCATAAAACCAGAAGAAGCATTGCGCAAAGCGGCTGATATACTGATAAATCATTTCAAAATAGTCATGGAGGGTCTTCCGGAATTGAAGATATCTGAAGAATACATAATAACTTCCGAAGAGGAAGAAGAAAGTGTTGTAACCTTTGAAAGCGAGGATCATGAAACCAAAGAAGGTTCTGATGTTCTTAACAAAAAAATCGATGAACTCGAACTTTCAGTAAGATCTCTGAACTGTCTCAAAAGGGCAAAAATAGAAACGATAGGTGATCTGATGAGTAAAACGGAGGAAGATCTTTTAAAGATCAAAAATTTCGGTCAGAAATCTCTCGATGAGGTTAGAGAAAAGTTGAAGGAGAAATTTGGATTGGAGCTCAGGAAGGGGGAATGA
- the rpsD gene encoding 30S ribosomal protein S4 encodes MARYTGPVCKLCRREGMKLYLKGERCYTDKCPFDRRPYAPGQHGQRRRKLTQYGIQLRAKQTVKRIYGILERQFERYVEKAMKKAGDTRENLIQILEARLDNVVYRMGFAVNRRQARQLVNHGHFLVNGKKVDIPSYLLRPSDVIEVREKSRDLEVIKKAIEFNKERNIVPWIEVDYENYKGIFLRYPKLEEVTDLPVDLQTVIEFYSR; translated from the coding sequence ATGGCGAGATACACAGGACCCGTCTGTAAGCTTTGTAGAAGAGAAGGTATGAAGCTCTACCTTAAAGGAGAAAGATGTTACACCGATAAATGTCCTTTCGATAGAAGACCGTACGCTCCCGGTCAACATGGTCAGAGAAGGAGAAAGCTTACTCAGTACGGAATCCAACTCAGAGCAAAGCAAACTGTCAAGAGAATATACGGTATTCTAGAAAGGCAGTTTGAGAGATATGTTGAAAAAGCTATGAAAAAAGCAGGTGATACTCGTGAAAATTTAATCCAGATCCTTGAAGCGAGACTAGACAACGTAGTTTATAGAATGGGCTTTGCTGTTAACAGAAGGCAGGCAAGACAACTGGTCAACCACGGTCATTTTCTCGTGAACGGTAAAAAAGTAGATATACCCAGTTATCTTTTGAGACCGAGTGATGTGATTGAGGTGAGAGAAAAGAGCAGGGACTTAGAAGTGATCAAAAAAGCGATAGAATTCAACAAAGAAAGGAATATAGTTCCTTGGATAGAGGTTGATTACGAGAATTACAAAGGTATCTTCTTGAGATATCCTAAGCTCGAGGAAGTCACGGATCTTCCAGTTGATCTACAGACCGTTATCGAATTCTACTCGAGGTGA
- the rpsK gene encoding 30S ribosomal protein S11 gives MARKRSSTKKKQKKLSFDYGVVHIKSTFNNTIITLTDKDGNTLTWASGGTVGFEGTRKGTPYAAQLAADKVAREALRMGIKRVDVLVKGPGPGREPAIRTLQGAGLEINQIKDVTPIPFNGCRPKKRRRV, from the coding sequence ATGGCAAGGAAAAGATCTTCGACCAAAAAAAAGCAAAAGAAACTCAGTTTTGATTATGGAGTTGTCCATATAAAATCCACATTCAACAACACCATAATAACCCTTACTGACAAAGACGGGAACACTCTAACTTGGGCCAGTGGGGGAACGGTTGGTTTCGAAGGAACCAGAAAGGGTACCCCATACGCTGCCCAGTTAGCTGCCGATAAAGTAGCGAGGGAAGCGCTCAGGATGGGAATCAAAAGGGTAGATGTTCTTGTCAAAGGGCCAGGTCCAGGAAGAGAACCTGCCATCAGAACCTTGCAGGGAGCAGGTCTTGAAATAAATCAGATAAAAGATGTTACCCCCATTCCTTTCAATGGCTGTAGACCTAAAAAGAGAAGAAGAGTGTGA
- the rpsM gene encoding 30S ribosomal protein S13 — MARIVGVELPNNKKVWVALTYIYGIGRSRSLEILKNTGINPDKKVGELTDEEISKITKYIQDHFKVEGELRSEVERNIRRLIEIGCYRGIRHKLGLPVRGQKTRSNARTRKGPRPSRIKTKKKS; from the coding sequence ATGGCTCGTATCGTAGGTGTCGAGCTTCCCAACAACAAAAAAGTCTGGGTTGCGTTGACTTATATTTACGGAATCGGAAGAAGCAGATCTCTTGAGATTCTGAAAAACACGGGAATAAACCCAGATAAAAAAGTTGGAGAGCTCACTGACGAAGAGATAAGCAAGATTACCAAGTACATCCAAGATCATTTCAAAGTTGAAGGTGAATTGAGAAGCGAAGTCGAAAGAAACATCAGAAGACTCATAGAAATAGGTTGTTATCGGGGAATAAGACACAAACTCGGGCTTCCCGTTAGGGGGCAAAAAACTCGTTCCAATGCTAGAACTAGGAAAGGACCGAGACCGAGTAGAATAAAGACCAAGAAGAAGTCTTGA
- the rpmJ gene encoding 50S ribosomal protein L36: MKVRASVKKRCEHCKVIRRKKRVYIVCKVNPKHNQKQG; this comes from the coding sequence ATGAAAGTGAGAGCTTCTGTGAAAAAAAGGTGTGAACATTGCAAAGTGATTAGAAGGAAGAAAAGAGTGTATATTGTTTGCAAGGTCAACCCTAAACACAATCAGAAGCAAGGTTGA
- the infA gene encoding translation initiation factor IF-1 — MGKDDVIRMEGTIIEALPNAMFRVELDNGHKVLAHVSGKMRKHFIRLVPGDRVIVELSVYDLTRGRIVYRKKPE; from the coding sequence ATGGGGAAAGACGATGTTATTAGAATGGAGGGAACTATCATAGAGGCTTTACCAAACGCCATGTTTAGAGTAGAATTAGACAATGGTCACAAGGTTTTGGCACATGTTTCCGGAAAAATGAGAAAACATTTCATAAGATTGGTACCTGGCGATCGTGTCATCGTTGAGTTGTCTGTTTACGATCTTACACGAGGACGAATCGTTTATAGAAAGAAACCAGAGTAA
- the map gene encoding type I methionyl aminopeptidase — translation MIRIKTPSEIEKMKRAGRAVAIALKEAKKVVVPGKSAWDVERLVLDVFKRLGVKPAFKGYNGYGYATCVSVNEEVVHGLPLKEKIFKEGDIVSIDTGAVYQGFYGDAAVTYVVGETDERGQKLVEVTKKALEKAIETVKPGIRLGDLSYCIQEFVESAGFDVIRDYVGHGIGRELHEEPQVPNYGTPGTGIVLRKGMTLAIEPMVSEGDWRVVVKDDGWTAVTIDGSRCAHFEHTILIAEDGAVILTEEG, via the coding sequence ATGATAAGAATTAAGACTCCTTCGGAGATCGAGAAAATGAAGCGTGCTGGGAGGGCTGTAGCGATTGCTTTGAAAGAAGCCAAGAAAGTGGTTGTCCCGGGAAAGAGTGCATGGGATGTGGAAAGATTAGTATTGGACGTTTTCAAGAGATTGGGTGTAAAACCAGCTTTCAAAGGTTACAATGGTTACGGGTATGCAACATGTGTTTCCGTCAACGAGGAAGTGGTCCATGGTTTACCCTTGAAGGAAAAAATTTTCAAAGAGGGAGATATCGTATCGATAGACACCGGAGCGGTATACCAAGGTTTCTATGGGGATGCAGCGGTTACTTATGTGGTTGGTGAAACCGACGAAAGAGGCCAAAAGCTGGTGGAAGTTACGAAAAAAGCTCTTGAAAAGGCCATAGAAACTGTGAAACCAGGTATCAGACTTGGGGATTTATCGTACTGTATTCAAGAGTTTGTTGAATCTGCTGGTTTCGATGTGATCAGAGATTACGTTGGTCATGGAATAGGAAGAGAACTCCATGAAGAACCCCAAGTACCAAACTATGGTACACCAGGAACGGGAATAGTCTTGCGGAAGGGAATGACTTTGGCCATAGAACCGATGGTGAGTGAAGGAGATTGGAGAGTTGTTGTGAAAGATGATGGATGGACGGCGGTGACAATAGATGGTTCGAGATGTGCTCATTTCGAACATACCATCTTGATAGCAGAAGATGGAGCGGTTATACTGACCGAGGAGGGATGA
- a CDS encoding adenylate kinase has translation MMAYLVFLGPPGAGKGTYAKRIQEITGIPHISTGDIFREIVKKENDELGKKIKEIMERGELVPDELVNEVVKRRLSEKDCEKGFILDGYPRTVAQAQFLEDFLDSQEKKITAAILFEVPEEVVVQRLTSRRICPKCGRIYNLLSLPPKEDELCDDCKVKLIQRDDDKEETVRHRYKVYLEKTEPVIEYYENKGLLKRVDGTIGIDNVVSKVLEIIRWSGK, from the coding sequence ATGATGGCTTACTTGGTCTTTTTAGGACCTCCGGGCGCAGGAAAAGGAACTTATGCAAAGAGAATTCAGGAGATTACTGGCATTCCCCATATATCAACCGGGGACATCTTCAGGGAGATTGTGAAGAAGGAGAACGATGAGCTTGGAAAGAAAATAAAAGAAATTATGGAGAGAGGGGAACTTGTACCTGACGAGTTGGTTAACGAGGTGGTTAAGAGAAGGCTCTCAGAAAAGGATTGTGAGAAAGGATTCATTCTTGATGGCTATCCCAGAACTGTAGCTCAAGCACAGTTTCTGGAAGATTTTCTGGACTCTCAAGAAAAGAAGATCACTGCTGCTATTCTCTTTGAAGTACCAGAAGAGGTGGTTGTCCAAAGGCTTACATCGAGAAGAATATGTCCGAAATGTGGAAGGATTTACAATTTGCTCTCTCTCCCGCCAAAAGAAGATGAGTTGTGTGACGATTGTAAAGTCAAGCTCATTCAAAGAGACGATGATAAAGAGGAAACTGTCAGACACAGATACAAAGTTTACCTCGAAAAAACAGAGCCAGTGATAGAATACTATGAGAACAAAGGGTTGCTCAAAAGGGTAGATGGTACCATAGGGATCGATAACGTAGTGTCAAAAGTTCTCGAAATAATAAGGTGGAGTGGTAAATGA